AATATTGTCATTAAATCTTTACTAGAAATAAAATCTTGCAGATGGTTAGATACTAACTTTTCTAAATCCTTCTCTTTCCAACCAATCGCATCAAGACTCACTCTTTTAACCTTTTCATAATCCCATGAGGACTTATTTAATTTATATAACATGTAGACCATTTCCTTTCATTAATAGTATCAAATATATTATTTCACCTATTGTAAATATTTTCAATATCAGTACCCATGACATAAGTAGTTTACTGATAAACAAAAATCAAGTAATACCGATTGCAGATTACAATCTTAAACAGGCAATTCAAGTTGTGGAAGTATCAAGCTTAACAGGTCCAATAGCGACGGTTGAGAACTTAGTAAAAGGTTTGGATGGGCAATACTTAAACCCTTATCAAATCGGTCTAAGAAATACGAAAACTATGAAAGAAATCTACGTAGATGTGGAACAACTTACACCAAATACAGACCACTTTACAATCGACCTTTCACAAGAAGAACAAGGCACATATATGCTCGTCATCGCTTATAAATTAAACGAAGACACACTAATCCAATTAACTTATTATGTAAAAAACTAAGCATTGTGCTGTAGATAAATAATCCTCTCTTATAAATAACGCCCACGGATTTTTCCGTGGGCGTTTTAGCTTATATACAGAGAACTGCACGTGGCATCGTTCAATAAACGCTAATTTGCGCTTCCAAATCCAACTCACTCATTTTAAAATACGTGGTGAATCGATTGGACAATGCCTCTGTTATTGTCTTACACTGTTCTTCATTCAGTGATTTGGCATAAATTAGAATAACCCCAATATTTTCGTTGTTGGGTTCCAACGGGTTCATCACGACATCTTCTTTCAAAATTAACGCATTGCTCATCGCAACAAAGTTTAACACCGTATTTTGCAACATTTTTCTTTCCCTTGGATTTAACCCCACAGTATCAATTATTTCGACCCTAACATAATTCATACTCTGCACCTCCATAAAATGCTGTAAAAAATTTATTTTTTATATTTTACTACTTTTATTTCAAACAGAAAATAATAGATTTTTAAATAAAAACGCATTAACCAAACCATTTTTCCTAATAAAATGGATAACACTCATTAGTATAGTCCATATTTACGATTTTATTTAAATAGTATTTACTACTATAAATTATTTATTTAAAATGAAATTATCCCGATTAATTCAAAAAAAAGTAAGTTTTTTAATAATTTTTACTACTAAAATAGGCATACAATAATCATAAAATTATTAAAATGGATGAAGCAAAACACGAAGGAGCATTTTTCAATGAGTACTGATTTTTTAGAAGAAAAACTAAGAGAAACTTTCTCATATTTACAATCAATAGAAGGTGTAAAGCCGGTCGACGATATTTTAGCAGTTTTAAACGATGCTACTATTTTTCCCGAAATTACGACATTAATACATAATTCAAAATTCGAATTAATTTACTTATATGAAGAGCAACAAGTACTTTTAAAGACGATGACGAACGGCATTACGATAGATTCATCTTTTATGCAGGAAGTCCATTTAATCTATCAATATAAAGAAATGATTGAATGTATCCTAACGGGTATTATTGCAACCGATAAAATTAAAAACTATTCATTAAACTTACTTTCCCTAAAATATAGCGAATTAATTCAAAGTATTTAATGGTGATTAGTCCTATAAAGAAGAACCGATGAACGGAAAATTCGCTCATCGGTTCTTTAGCTATTTTACAAAATCACCTTGAATCGGCTCTAAACCATCCGCAAAACGAATGCGTAAAGATTGGCAATTCAGAAAGTCTGGTGCGTCCATCACTTGAAAATGGATATGTGCCTCTGAGGAATTTCCTGAATTTCCACAAAGTGCTATCACATCACCTTGTTTAACAATATCTCCTTGTTGTACAAGACAAGAGTTCTTTTTTAAATGCGCCACCATACTATATTCATGATTGGTATGTTCGATAATAATTACATTTCCTGCTGGCTCCATTTCATACATTTCTCCAGGGATATTATCTTCTAGATGATTGACAACTTTAATTACCTTCCCATCTGCAGGTGCGGTAACTTCTTTATTAAAGGCATAATAGTTTTCATTGATGCTAGGAGAATCTTTGAAGGTCGCATCATTCTTCATGATCACCAAGTCATAAGCATATCTTTGAGCTTCATACGCGTAATGGTAATTGACAAACTCATTAACCCCTCCCCAAAATACAAACCACTCCTCTTTTATAG
This DNA window, taken from Lysinibacillus sp. FSL M8-0337, encodes the following:
- a CDS encoding M23 family metallopeptidase — encoded protein: MRVSSNEVTPQNFGMFFLQERFDEIYNQCHATFQDMVSNEQFNELAKSFNANVQNYELFNESTIAHYHQYVWLDNRQEKAIQVTMDSSNTIHSLLIKPYVVFPESDKKYSQNTYIMPIKEEWFVFWGGVNEFVNYHYAYEAQRYAYDLVIMKNDATFKDSPSINENYYAFNKEVTAPADGKVIKVVNHLEDNIPGEMYEMEPAGNVIIIEHTNHEYSMVAHLKKNSCLVQQGDIVKQGDVIALCGNSGNSSEAHIHFQVMDAPDFLNCQSLRIRFADGLEPIQGDFVK